One segment of Polypterus senegalus isolate Bchr_013 chromosome 8, ASM1683550v1, whole genome shotgun sequence DNA contains the following:
- the LOC120533456 gene encoding gastrula zinc finger protein XlCGF7.1-like yields MDVKKEECEVDTNTMELRTISIKEEDCEGEPFDPNQENLCIKDEDYELVTVGIKEEAEEMSFSIEMHRHKILQCGDVKTRSESLQSDVNRTEEISCVRTPEDQPTHCSEIRVKRHCCFECGKQFSKKCNLQIHTRIHTGEKPYRCLECDKRFCSSSDLRKHTKTHTGEKPYCCSECGKQFLKRSNLQTHTRIHSGEKPYCCSDCGKQFSHLGNLHTHTRIHTGEKPFCCSECDKQFSDSSSLKKHTRIHTGEKPFCCSECDKRFRSNSHLQKHTRIHTGEKPYLCSECDKQFRYSSDLRKHNRIHTRTPSLLVTKSKLKINLQFLSSPTVLE; encoded by the exons ATGGACGTGAAAAAGGAGGAGTGTGAGGTTGACACAAATACAATGGAGTTAAGGACTATCAGTATTAAGGAAGAGGACTGTGAAGGGGAGCCTTTCGACCCTAACCAGGAGAACCTCTGCATTAAGGACGAGGATTATGAACTGGTAACTGTGGGCATTAAAGAAGAGGCTGAAGAGATGTCTTTCAGCATCGAGATGCACAGACATAAAATTCTGCAGTGTGGCGACGTCAAGACGAGGTCTGAATCATTACAGTCTGACGTAAACCGGACTGAGGAAATTTCATGTGTTAGAACTCCGGAAGATCAACCGACACATTGTTCTGAAATaa GAGTCAAACGTCACTGCTgttttgaatgtggcaaacaattttcaaaaaagtGTAATCTTCAGATCCACACAAGGATTCACACTGGGGAAAAGCCATATCGCTGTTTGGAATGTGACAAACGATTCTGTAGCAGTAGTGATCTTCGGAAGCACACCAAAacacacactggagagaagccatactgttgttctgaatgtggcaaacagtttctgaaaaggaGCAATCTTCAGACCCATACTAGAATTCAcagtggagagaagccatactgctgttcggattgtggcaaacaattctcgcATCTCGGCAATCTTCACACCCAtacaagaattcatactggagagaagccattttgctgttCGGAATGCGACAAACAATTCTCTGACAGCAGTTCTCTTAAGAAACACACAAggattcacacgggagagaagccattttgctgttcagaatgtgacaAACGATTCCGTAGCAATAGTCATCTTCAgaaacacacaagaattcacactggcgAAAAGCCATATCTTTGTTCAGAATGTGACAAACAATTCCGTTACAGTAGTGATCTTCGGAAACACAACAGAATTCACACCAGGACACCCTCACTGCTTGTAACAAAGTCCAAGCTAAAAATCAATTTGCAGTTTCTATCTTCTCCAACGGTTTTGGAATAA